One window of the Crassaminicella thermophila genome contains the following:
- a CDS encoding CCA tRNA nucleotidyltransferase, with translation MILTLLNNYGFDAYVVGGCVRDSLLRRKPQDWDICTNALPEEIIKIFKNHQIKFIETGRKHGTITIVFNNKHFEVTTYRIDGDYLDHRRPENVTFTLSLEKDLARRDFTINAMAYNHKKGLIDYFNGQNDLNKKIIKCVGEAKKRFDEDALRILRGVRFAAQLNFTIHKDTAKAMQEKGFLLKNISQERIRDELIKILLSNKPAKGILLLKNLNLLPFVIQELIDTINLNPKNSHHDKDVFTHILCVLDNTPKILNVRLAALLHDIEKPKFSAICKNHFYSKTTAMNILKRLKFDKKTIDCVCTIIKEHMHPWDTYNTKNLKKFINRIGIQNLDSFFALQVAHVKGSSLSHDISKISNLKNEVAKILNEKQPLTIKDLKINGNDLIKLGIKQGKQIGIILNILLDKVLDDPNLNEKDKLLNIVKNINDLNLYQ, from the coding sequence ATGATATTAACATTGTTAAATAATTATGGATTTGATGCATATGTAGTAGGCGGTTGCGTTAGAGATTCTTTATTAAGAAGAAAACCTCAGGATTGGGATATTTGTACGAATGCATTGCCTGAAGAAATAATAAAAATTTTTAAAAATCATCAAATAAAATTTATTGAAACAGGGCGAAAACACGGCACTATTACAATAGTTTTTAATAATAAACACTTTGAAGTAACCACATATAGAATCGATGGAGATTACTTAGACCATAGGAGACCAGAAAATGTAACCTTTACCCTCTCATTAGAAAAAGATTTAGCAAGGCGTGACTTTACCATAAATGCTATGGCATATAATCATAAAAAAGGATTAATAGACTATTTTAATGGTCAAAATGATTTAAACAAAAAAATTATTAAGTGTGTAGGAGAAGCTAAAAAGCGCTTTGATGAAGATGCATTAAGAATCCTAAGAGGAGTTCGATTTGCAGCACAATTAAATTTTACAATACATAAAGATACTGCCAAAGCTATGCAAGAAAAAGGCTTTTTACTTAAAAATATAAGTCAAGAAAGAATAAGAGATGAACTCATAAAAATATTATTATCAAATAAGCCAGCTAAAGGAATACTTCTTTTAAAAAATTTAAATTTGTTACCCTTTGTAATACAAGAATTGATAGATACAATTAATTTAAATCCAAAAAATTCTCATCATGATAAAGATGTATTTACACATATACTCTGTGTATTAGATAATACCCCTAAAATACTAAATGTTCGACTAGCAGCTCTATTACATGATATAGAAAAACCAAAATTTTCTGCAATTTGTAAAAATCATTTCTATAGCAAAACAACTGCTATGAATATATTAAAAAGATTAAAATTTGATAAAAAAACAATTGATTGTGTATGTACTATAATAAAAGAACATATGCATCCATGGGACACTTATAACACAAAAAATTTAAAAAAATTCATAAATAGAATAGGCATACAAAATTTGGATTCTTTCTTTGCTTTACAAGTTGCACATGTTAAGGGATCAAGCCTTTCACATGATATTTCCAAAATTTCGAATCTGAAAAATGAAGTAGCAAAAATACTGAATGAAAAACAGCCTTTAACAATAAAAGATTTAAAAATTAATGGAAATGACTTAATTAAGCTTGGTATAAAACAAGGAAAACAAATTGGCATTATATTAAATATTTTACTCGATAAAGTTTTAGACGACCCGAATTTAAACGAAAAGGATAAATTATTAAATATAGTCAAAAATATAAACGATTTAAATCTCTACCAATAA
- a CDS encoding TDE2712 family protein, with protein sequence MIKRIKINLDVIEGMLYFWQATSEKEKVGENYINEMSNFSLMEYIYDDEFNKESVRKVLSAISNRELLSKKNKKEGRFWNNNMWMLEDLEYTNMMIQPLKVLNLDFLVEKLNNIEKNSKYEEIEVIFLPGHVDEYKIVDNKLIINFFRVKPDLYEEKVSIGEKDIFVFIQEKLQELIKA encoded by the coding sequence ATGATTAAAAGAATAAAAATCAACTTAGATGTTATTGAGGGAATGCTTTATTTCTGGCAGGCAACTAGTGAAAAGGAAAAAGTAGGAGAGAACTACATAAATGAAATGTCAAATTTTTCTTTAATGGAATATATTTATGATGATGAATTTAATAAAGAATCTGTAAGAAAAGTTTTAAGTGCCATATCAAATAGGGAATTGTTATCAAAGAAAAATAAAAAAGAAGGAAGATTTTGGAATAATAATATGTGGATGTTGGAAGATTTAGAGTATACGAATATGATGATTCAACCTTTAAAAGTGTTAAATTTAGATTTTTTGGTTGAAAAATTAAACAATATAGAAAAAAATTCTAAGTATGAAGAGATCGAAGTAATTTTTCTACCAGGACATGTAGATGAATATAAAATAGTGGATAATAAACTTATTATTAATTTTTTTAGAGTAAAGCCTGATTTGTATGAAGAAAAGGTATCAATAGGAGAAAAAGATATATTTGTATTTATTCAAGAAAAATTACAAGAACTTATTAAAGCTTAG